From Canis aureus isolate CA01 chromosome 7, VMU_Caureus_v.1.0, whole genome shotgun sequence, a single genomic window includes:
- the PGK2 gene encoding phosphoglycerate kinase 2, with translation MSLSKKLTLDKLDVKGKRVIMRVDFNVPMKKNQITNNQRIKASIPSITYCLDNGARSVVLMSHLGRPDGVPMPDKYSLEPVAAELKSLLSKDVLFLNDCVGPEVEKACANPATGSVILLENLRFHVEEEGKGQDSSGNKLKAEPDKIEGFRASLSKLGDVYVNDAFGTAHRAHSSMVGVNLPQKASGFLMKKELDYFARALENPERPFLAILGGAKVADKIQLIKNMLDKVNEMIIGGGMAFTFLKVLNNMDIGASLFDEEGAKIVKDIMAKAKSNGVNITFPVDFVTADKFQEDAKVGQATVASGIPAGWVALDCGPETNKRYAQVVAQAKLIVWNGPVGVFEWDAFAKGTKALMDEIVKATSRGCITIIGGGDTATCCAKWGTEDKVSHVSTGGGASLELLEGKVLPGVEALSNL, from the coding sequence ATGTCTCTTTCTAAGAAGTTAACTTTGGACAAGCTGGACGTTAAAGGGAAGCGAGTCATCATGAGAGTAGATTTTAATGTTCCCATGAAGAAGAACCAGATTACAAATAACCAGAGAATCAAAGCTTCCATCCCAAGCATCACGTACTGTCTAGATAATGGAGCCAGGTCAGTAGTTCTTATGAGTCATCTAGGTCGACCTGATGGTGTTCCCATGCCAGATAAATATTCTTTAGAGCCTGTTGCTGCTGAGCTCAAATCTTTGCTGAGCAAGgatgttttgtttctaaatgacTGTGTGGGCCCAGAAGTGGAGAAAGCCTGTGCCAACCCAGCTACCGGTTCAGTTATCCTACTGGAGAACCTGCGTTTTCAtgtagaggaagaaggaaaaggccAAGATTCCTCTGGAAATAAGCTTAAAGCTGAGCCAGATAAAATAGAAGGCTTCCGAGCATCACTATCCAAACTAGGGGATGTCTATGTCAATGATGCTTTTGGCACTGCTCATCGGGCCCACAGTTCTATGGTGGGAGTGAACCTGCCTCAGAAGGCATCTGGATTCCTGATGAAAAAGGAGCTGGATTACTTTGCCAGAGCCTTAGAAAACCCAGAGAGACCCTTTCTGGCTATACTTGGTGGAGCTAAAGTGGCAGACAAAATCCAACTCATCAAAAATATGCTGGACAAGGTCAATGAGATGATAATTGGTGGTGGAATGGCTTTTACCTTCCTTAAGGTACTCAACAACATGGATATTGGTGCATCGCTCTTTGATGAAGAGGGGGCCAAGATTGTCAAAGACATCATGGCTAAAGCCAAATCAAATGGTGTGAACATTACCTTTCCTGTTGACTTTGTCACCGCTGACAAGTTTCAGGAGGATGCAAAGGTTGGCCAAGCTACCGTAGCATCAGGCATACCTGCTGGCTGGGTGGCTTTGGACTGTGGTCCTGAGACCAACAAGAGATATGCTCAAGTTGTGGCCCAAGCCAAGTTAATTGTGTGGAATGGACCCGTGGGGGTATTTGAATGGGATGCCTTTGCTAAGGGAACAAAAGCCCTCATGGATGAAATTGTGAAAGCCACTTCCAGGGGCTGTATCACCATTATAGGAGGTGGAGACACTGCTACTTGCTGTGCCAAATGGGGCACTGAAGATAAGGTCAGCCATGTGAGCACTGGAGGAGGAGCTAGTCTGGAACTCCTGGAAGGTAAAGTCCTTCCTGGAGTGGAAGCCCTCAGCAACTTGTAA